DNA from Dehalococcoidales bacterium:
TGGTGCCAAGCACTCACCGGATGCTGACGGCATCGGCACAGACACAGCCTCTGTCAGGGCTGAGCGCTCAGGTACGGCCGATGGCAGGGTCTATGTCATCTCGTTCACGGCCAGCGATGGCAGAGGCGGCGAGTGTGAAGGCAGCGTTATGGTCAAGGTACCGCATGACCAATCGGACAATATCTGTCCTGCGGTGGACAGTGGTCAGATCTACGACGCAACACAGATGAACTAAGCTTCTATACCTTCGCATGGCGAAAAAGGGGTCGTCTCGTCAAGAGACGACCCCTAACCCAAGTAGGTGAAAGCGGACAGGCAGACACATGAAACAAGAAGAGGAGATGGAACACAATGAAGAAGGTACTGGTAGTAACACTCACACTTGCCCTGGCACTCGTGCTCAGTTCGTCAGCGGCTGTCGCGGACAAGGGCGATAATCCATCCTACCATAAAGAGGGCGGGGTGGGTAGCTCGAACGTTGGCTTCGTACACTACTACCAGTTGATCTGGGAGCAACTCCCGGACGGCACGTGGCAGTGGACGGAGGTTGTCTGGAATGGCGCGTGGGGGAAGCTGAAGTTCAACCTGGCCGGTCCCACGTTTGATTTCCTGTTCAACGGGCACGGCCTTCAGCCGAACACCGAGTACGCACTTGTGCGCGCGACGGGTGCTGCCCCCCCACTGACAATCCTTGCCAGCGGCACAACCAACGGTGGAGGCCAAATCCACCTCGCTGGCTCGCATGACTTCCAGGAGGACCTATCGAACCCACAGATATGGCTTGTCCTGGGTGAACACGTCAACGACGATGGCTGGTGGGCCGACTTCACTCCAAACGAGTACCTATTCGACCAGGAACCGTCTCTGGACTACGACGACACCAACGTCCCGTAGCCACTGAGACTTTGGAGGCAGGAGGTTATGGCTCCGCGGGCGACTCCAGGCGGCAACCTGAAGGTCAGCAGACCCTCGAAGGCCTGCTGACCCTTGCTTCACAGCATCCGTCGGTTGTGGAAGAGGACTACTCCCGAGGGCGCCAACGACCCGGTGACCATAACCTTCACGGCCAGCATCAAGTGCTGTGAGGGCGTCATATACAGCGACAGCGACAATGCTGTCTTGGTTCCATCCGACCGCCCGATTGCTCTGAGGCCTACGCTGAGCCAGGCTGCCTGTGGCCACCCAACCACAAGTTCGTTGACGTTGCCATCATGGGTGTAACCGACCCGGATGATGACCTGGTCACCATCATCGTAACCGCCATCACCCTGGCACCCACTTGCCTCCTGGTGCTTAGTGTTCCACGGACCAGCGTGGTAAGTATTTTCCGCCAGTAAAACCGTCCGAAAGAAGGATTTCCAAGAACAGAAGGTAATGGTACAGTCCAGTTGTCGGGGTAGGCCGTATCCCTCGGCCCGTGCAGTAAGTGATGCAGAGGAGCGGCCTGAGGGTTGGGAAAGGATGAGGCGAGGGCTTATACGAAATGGGCACTTTGCTCTGGCAGAATCAGTAGCGGCTGATTGTGCGGAGCCTGCATCAGGGGAGTCCGGGTATGCGGGGGAGTCTTTACGTATTCTCATCTTCCGGGGAGGCTGAGAGGTACTGTCAGCGGCGAATACACACTGACACTGGAAGTGCTGGGAGGGCGTCACCTTCCGGTCTTCGGCAAGCGGAGAACAGATGAGGGCCTTGGTAGTTGGAGCAGGCAAGGAAACCCTGGAAAGCGTCTCCCTTTCTCTTCAGATGCGCTGGCCGGATGTGGTCGTCGTCTCCTCTTGCGGCAGCGATGCGATGGACATGGTTGAGAGGGAAAGCCCTGACATTGTTGTCTGGGATATAGACATGCCCGAAATGAATGCCCTGGACGGACTCACAGACCTGCGCTCTTTTTCTGACGTTCCTGTTATTGCCCTCATCGGTGGTGATACTGTATTGGACAGGTATAGAGTTCTGGAACTGGGTGCAGACGACTTTGTCAGTAAACCGCTGAGTCTCGTGGAGTTCATGTTTCGGGTTCATGCGTTGTTCCGTCGGACTAGCCCGCACCTTGCCAAGATTAACTCCGTCTATTCCAGCGGTCGGTTTCTCATCAACTTCTCCACTAGGGAAGTGGCATTTGGCGAGGACAGATTGAAGCTGAGTCCTATAGAGTACAGGCTGCTGTACTGCCTGGTCAGGAATGAAAGAAGAATAGTCACCAAAGACACTTTGATCCAGAAGGTGTGGGGATCGGAGTACCTGGGAATAGGCAGGGAAGAAGAACTCAGGAAATACGTCTACCGACTCCGTTCAAAGCTGAAAAATTTGCCCGACGTCATCGTGAGCGAACCGGGGATAGGATACCGCTTCATGCCTTTGGATTAGACGCTGTCCGATCTGCCTGGGTTCAGGTGATGCTGGGGACAGGCAATCGGTATGATTTGCCTGTCCCTTCTTTTTATATCCTCGGAAATCTTGGACGAGATTCGTACGCTCTGTCAACGGATTTCCACGCTTTTGGCGACATCTGTGACGCTGATACACTACATGCCTATAGTAAACTATCGGACATTGCTGATGATTCTACGCTCGGGGTTGAAGTGAAGTGAGAGTCTTGTTGGTACATCCGGAACCGGGTCAGAGGGATGCCATAGTCCAGACTTTGAGCAACAAGGGATTTGATGTGGTCGCTGTTGGCGACACCGTGGACGGGATAAGAGAGTTTCATCAGCAGGATCCAAGTATCGTAATCGTTGCGTTCGAGCACTCCGTCGATGACTGCGAACAGTTCTGTGCTCGTTTACGCAGTGAATCTGATGCTCCCATTATCGTCATTGGCAAGAATCATGGGGAGGTTACGCTGCTTCAGATTCTGCGATCGGGTGCAGATATCTATCTCCGTTACCCAACTGCCAGGGAACTGGTTGCTCGGGTCCGCTCATTGCTGCGTCGCACGAAGCCGGAGCAAAACAAGCGGAAAGGAGACTGCCCGGTCTATTCACGGGACGTTCCGGGATGGAAGAACTGAGAACAAGCCAACTGACGACTGATTGTTGGCTCTCGGGCTTACCGAGGTCCCCCGGCGGGAGCGATGGTCTCCACCGAGGGGTGGCTCGGGATGCTGGTCGATCGAGGGTGCACAACAGCCCGTGCAAGGAATCGAGTTCCTTCCGGGCTGGGAAGAAGAACCCCCCAAATACGATGTGGGGGGTGACCTTCAGCTCATCCTGATTCAGCCAGGCGGCAGGTAGGACACCACTGAGCCGATTCTGCCTCCCCCTGTGGGTCATTGTGGCAGTGTTTCACACTCAGCTACGGAGGGGAAGACAGGGACAGCCTGACGAGAGGGGTGGTCGTTCTGGTGCAGCAGGGCGTTGAATCAGGAATACAGAGCAAGCTGAAAGGAGAGAAAGATGAAGAAAGTAGCAAGTATCCTCGTTGCCCTCGCGCTAGTCCTGGGACTGCTTGGTGCGCCAGTGCTGGCCGTCGAGGAAGAGACGGTTGACACCAAGGCTTCGGTTGGCGGCAGCGGCAGTCCGCCGTTCATCTGCGCGAAGTTCGAGACCCCGGACCATGACGTTGCCCTCGGCACGCAAATAATGCCGATTCCCGAAGCCATGAGACTGGTGAAGTTCTACGTGATAGTGGGGGACCCCAACGGCGTTGATGACGTAGCCTCCGTCGATGTTACCGTTCGCTATGATGACGGCACCGAAAAGTTCCAGCTGCGGGCCGTGAGGGGGACCTGGACAATGATTCCCTGGACCGGCATGATTGACATGGATGGTGACTGCACTGGAGAGACGCCCATCCCTGCCGCACTGGCCGCACTCGAAGCGCAGGGCCGGATTGCATACGGACCGGGCCAGGACCTCAGCTCAGTCCTCTATGACCTGGAGAACGGGAAGCAGTTGCTGATTGAGCTGGTGGGCGAGATGGACTATCATCAGCCGTCCATGGACTACACCGTAGAGGCCGTAGGTACTGACGCGGGCAGTGACACTGGCGACCCGCTGGTCAACACCTTCTTCTATATGAGCATCGTGGCCCTGAAGATCGACTTCACGATGATAGACTGGCAGACCGTCAACATCTCCCAGTGGAACTACGTGCTGGGTGACGAGAATATGACGACACCCGCCCGGCCCACTGTCCAGAACGTAGGTAATGACCCGGCGAAAATCCAGTTGCATGCCAGCGCGCTTACCGGCGTGGCCTTTGGCAAGACGATAGAGGAATTCGACGCCGAGATGGACTGCAAGGACCCTGTCACCGGGGCCATCCTTCAGGAAGGACGCATCGAGTTTCTGGCCTGTGTTCCGACGGTTATCGCCGACGCCACTGGCGCCCCCGTACTGCTTCCTCCGTGCACACCCACCCAGATTGACTTCTCGGTGCACCCGCCATACGGGACGGTAGAGGACCTGTATCAGGGTACAATGACCATCACCATCCTCCATTACTAGGTGAAGTGATGGTACGGCGAAGCCCGCTGTGAGGACCAGGTGCTCGTAGAGGTACCTGGGAACATCGGGAAAGCGGAGGTATGGGCGGGGACCTGTCCCTGCCCATACCTCGTGCAACGCCATCCAACCGGGCGCACGAGAATGTGAGAGAGGCAGTCGAGCGGGACCTGGTGGGTGCGCCTGTTGTTGACTGAGAGGTGAACATGCCGAATATGGTCACAAGGAGCATAGAAGTGACGCTGGCCGTGCTGTTTGCATTCTACGTGCTTACCTTGCCGGCAGCCGCAGCAGCAGGGATAGGTGCAGGACCGAGCACGCTGGAGATAACCGATGCACTGAGAGGAGGGGAATACGAACGGCTAATCATGGTGTTCAATCTGGGAGATGACGAAGCCGCCTTTGCCTTTGGTACCATGGGTGAAGCGGCCGGTTGGATATCCTTTTTCGAACGAGATTCTCCGGATATCCCGATAGACAGAGTACGAGTGCCGGGGCATGGCGAAGCGAGTGTCCTGGTCAGAGTCAATGTCCCGAAAGATGCGGCCAATGGCAGGTACGAGGCTGTTGTGGTGGTGAGTACTGCCAGCGACGGGCAGGTGGAAGGCTCGATACAGACAGTGACACTGTCAGCACAGGTGGCTGTGAGCATCACAGTTACCGGGACACAGATTCTGGAGGGCATTGTAACCAGTATCAGGACCAGAGATGTCGAAGAAGGCTATCCACTCAAGATAGAAGCATATTTCCAGAACACCGGCAACGTGGACGCTACGCCGCAGTTCGATGTTGAGGTAGCCAGAGACGGCGCAACCGTTGCCACCTTTGCTGTCGCCGAGGCCAGGGTGAGGCCGGAAGAGAGCGAAATGCTCCGTGTGGAATGCGACACTACCGACCAGATGTGCGGCGAATATCTATGTAATGTTGTCGTATCTCTGAATAGCAGGGTCATTGCCGGAGAAGAACTCGATTTCGCCATTCTGCCGCGGGGGACGCTAACCAGGTCCGGTGTTTGCAGTGAAATCACGCTCGAGGGCACTCCGCAACTCGGGATAGTAAGCAAGATATGTGCAACCTTCCTCAATGATGGGCAGATAGACACCAAAGCCAAGCTGGCTGGTGAAGTATACCACAATGGTGCCCTCATTGATGTAATCAGTGGAGACGAGATTCTGATACCAGTGGGGTATAGCGCAGAATTGGTCGCCTATCTGAGACTGGAGACCCCCGGGAAGTACACCCTGAAGGCGCACGTCCTCTACGAAGGAAAAATCACAGACGTGCAAGACTTGTCATTCGAGGTTATGTCAGAGGCAGCCCCCAGTAGTGCAACCGAGGTCGGAGGAGGACTGGCGTGGCAGTGGGTACTCTTTGGCACTCTGGTAGCATTGATGTTGGCGGGGTTGGTATCCACATACTGGCAAAGGAGGCAGAAAGCCGAATCAGTGCATGTCAAAGACTGACCCAACTGCGGCCGTGAGGAACGTGACCCCGTGGCTCTTGTCGTCGCCTGACGGGGGCTGAATTGTGCTCACGCACTGGGCAGAGCGTATCCAGTTGTTTTTGCGCCCCCGTTCATCACCTTGGAATCTCCTCCTTAATGTCTCTGGTGGAGTCGTCTACAAGGGTCTTGGGACTGGGGCCGGCAAACTCCACTCTCAGGGTGTTGGTGCCCTGAGTCATTACGCCGGAGGGGACTTCGACGGTTGATGGTGCTGCTGGAGAATCGAAGGACACGGTGGTGAGATGGGTAATGGAATCCTGGAGCAGCCTCCAGGTCAACGTTGGAAGGCAGACCTGTCTCGCCTGCAGTTGACTCTGGTGGTCTTATGTACTGCGGAGTCAAACCCGTGTGGCGTGCCATGGCTGTTGGGTACGGAGAAAGGCAAGAGACAGTATTCGGTCAGGTCGGTCAAGCCCTACGCCTGTATTTCTACCACTACAGTGGCACCGCTACCCAATTCTGATCTCACCTTGAAGGTACCGCCGAGCAGGTTGGCTCGCTCCTGCATATTGATTAATCCCAGCTTACCCAGGTCAGGGAGGTCCATCAGTATTTCGGGTACTTGAAAGCCTTTCCCGTTATCGCTCACCGTTATTCTCACTACGTCCTTTTTAAATCGAATCGCCAGTACTGCCTTCGTTGCCTGAGAGTGTCTCCTAATGTTGGCCAATGCCTCTTGAGCGATACGGAAGAGGACTAGATCAGCCTCGTACGATAGGCGGCGTTCAGTGCCCGTTATTCGAATATGAGCGTTGATTCCTGTCTCGTCCTTCAGTTCCGCGGTAAGCAATTCCAGAGCTGGTACGAAACCGAATTGTTCCAGGGCATAAGACCGCAACTCCATACAGATACGGGCAATCCCTTCCAGAATGCTGTCAGTCTTGGTTTTCAACGAGTGGAGCCGTTCGATTGTTGCTGGTGACAGTTTCTCTTCACCTCTGGTTGTAGCATCAATTTGCAGGGACAGAGCAGCGAGTTCTTGAGCGGTGTCGTCATGGAGATCACGGGCAATGCGTCTCCGCTCTTTCTCCTGGGCCGTGGCTGTCTGCAATATGATGGACCGCGCAGCATTCCGGAGTCGAATCTGGTGCGTGAGGTCTATGGCAATCCCTCTGACGCCCACACAGCGCTCTCCCCGAAAGACGGCTGAGGGAAAGACAATGATGGGGAGAGTAGAGCCGTTCTTCTTTCGTGCTTTGTATTCGGCGGATGTCGTCTTGCGCCCGGCCAGCAACCCCCGAAAGTCTCTCCTGGCTCTACTGAGGTCGCTATGTTCTATCACATGAGATAGGTCCAACTCACTGGGAAGGTTGTCTCTGGTATAGCCAAATAGTACCAGAGCATTATTGTTGGCGAATGTAAACCGTCCCCTGGTGTCCATTTCAAACATCGTGTGAGGTAGTGACTCGACCAGATCCCTGTACCTTCCTTCATGTGCTACGCTTTCGTACTTGGCAGACGATACCATGACACACCTCAAGACCCCTCTGAACCTCGTCCTGCCTCTACCTAAAAATAATCCTGCTTTGGGTTCCGACCTGGAAGACTGAAGTCCTCATCACACATGGTGAGCAGTAGTCTCTGTAAAGATACCTTAGCCACTCTGGCTTTCCTCCACTGGTAAGAACACTCCTTCTTCATCTACCACTCCATCCCCTCTCCCACCTATACCAATCCACAATTGATCAGCTCAAGCCAGATCTTCAAGAGAAAGCCAACCCTTCCGCAAGGCGTAGAGCACGGCCTGGGTGCGTGAACTGACCGAGAGTTTCTTGAATATACTGACCAGATGCGTCTGGACAGTACGCTCGCTGAGCGCAAGCTGCTCAGCGATACCCTTGTTGCTCATCCCTTTCGCAGTCAATGTCAGTACCTCCATTTCACGACTACCCAAATCGTCTGACCGATTGCCCTTACTGGTGGAGCCGGTCCTGATATTGGCCATGACAACATCCACAGCAGCCGAATCAAGCACGGTGTCGCCACTGTGCACGAGTCGGATAGCGTTCGCAATATCATCTAGAGACGAGTTCTTCAGCAGGTATCCAGACGCGCCTGCCTGCACTACAGGCAGTATATATGCCGTTTGGTCGAAGGCACTAAGTACTAGAACGGCAGTATTGGGACAGGATGCCTTGATATGCGCCGTAGCCTTGATGCCGTTCAGTTCGGGCATGATGATGTCAATCAATGCCACGTCAGGCTGGAATTGCTTGGCCATTTCAATGGCTTCTGCCCCGTCGCACGCGACACCAATGCACTCGAAATCCGTCTCAACACTGAGAAGCTGACGCAAACCTTCTCGATATGTCGGATGGTCGTCAGCAATAAGGATAGTTATGATTCCGGATGCCATATTTTGTTTCTCTCCAATGGTAGTCCTCTTGGCTCGTTCTCACTAGGGCATATATACTAACGCTGTACTTGGCAGTTGTCAAGTTTTAACTATACGTACGGGTGTATCACAGGCAATATTGCCTACAACACAGACAGAAAGCACTTAGCCTTTTAGCGTAAGGGACGGACCTATGGGGCAGCTATAGCCACAGGTTTCTTGTAGCAGGATTAAGTGCTACAGCGGATTGACTCACGGCCCTGACACCCCGATAATCAGGGCACTGCTTTCAACGCGTGATGTAGCCATGGTACTCCAGCATGCGGAATACGTTGAGGGAAAGCAGACCGACGAACCCAGGTGGCGTGATGAGCACAGAGTCAAACCGCGACGATGCAAAGAACAGGGCAGTTCTCAAGATATTTATCATTGACTGTATCCAGATTGTCCGAATCGGCCTGGTATCGATTCTGAAGGAGCATCCGGAGTTCCAGGTGGTTGGTGATGCCGCCGATATCACGGAAGCGATAGCCAAGATGGAGGAGGTCGCGCCAGACATCGTGCTCTTTGAGCCTTTCCTGCCTGGGGCCGGAGGTATCGAGGCTATTGCACGCCTCCTGGAGCGCTTCCCTGATGTCAAGGTGATAGTGTTGACACACTCCGATAAGAGGGTTGACTTCGTCAGGGCAATGAGGACCGGAGCCAGAGCCTACCTTCTCAAGAGCCTGGAGGGTAGTGAGCTGACTGACTCTATTCGTCTGGTTGCTGGGGGTAGGGCAGTGGTCTACGCGTCAAGAGCAGCGAAGCTGTTTGATGGGCCAGCCAATCCGGGTAACGAAAACGAGCATACGGACAAGCTCGACTGTTTGACCGACCGAGAGAAGGAAATCCTGTGGTTGGTCTCGCAGGGCGCCAGCAACAAGGAGATCGCTGTTCAGTGCTATGTGAGCCACACGACGATCAAAGCACACCTGAGACGGATCTCTGAAAAACTGGACGTCAGGAACCGAACGCAAGCGGTGGCGATGGCTCTGTCGAGAGGGTACCTGAATTCCCCGTAAACCGGGGCCTTCGATCTGCCTCGAAACCACAACAAGAGCAAGCCGTGGTTCCCTTGCTGCCTGACAGGGACTGGAGCACCACCTCACGGCTAAGTCGAATCGAGTCTCAGCCGGAAAGTACAAGCAACGAAATGGGCAGAACCCGTGCCTGTGCGGCGCTCGTGTCACTGTTCTTGGTCCTTCTTCCTGGCTTCGTTCGTGCGCACAAAGTACGTAGTCTGCACGTTTCGCAGCCTTCCAGAGGAACCCTCTCCGTAACCGACTACACCTGCCCACACGCCGAACCTACGTACTCCCCGGCAGTAGATTTCAGCAACCGGAGATATTCAGATGGACTAGCTCCTCGGTACCCGTATAGTACGCCGGTGTCCACTAGGACAGGGCTCGGAATCCCGCCAAAAGCACCCCTTTGGAGAGTATCCAAGGCGTCTGCTGGAAGGTACAGTTGTATGACCAAAGAGGTGGGGCGGTGGAGGCAGCAACTGGAAGACACGGGCCCGGTCGATTCTCCCGAGGCAATAGGCTCTGGAGAGGGCTTGACAAACAATTATTAAGAAAGGAGAGAACGAGGAGATCATGAAGAATATAGTGTTAAGCATAATGGTGGTCAGTACACTTCTCGCGGCGGGAATCGGTGGGACTTTTGCCGGCTTTGTAGATACCGAGGAGAGCATGGGCAACAGCTTCCAGGCGGGTATCCTTGACCTGCTGGTCAACGGCAAGAACGACCCCGATGTCATGGGGACATTTACCGTCGAATGCGGTGTTCCCTGCTCTTCGATTGACAAGTGGATCGACCTGTACAACTGGGGCCAGTGCCAGGGAGCCTGGGTCTACATGCACTTCAAGGACGTCGTGTCCGAGGAGTACGGGACGAAGAAACACAATACTCTAGGGTACGTCTACGATGGCGCCAGTACTGGCATTACCGGCATTCCGGACGGCTATCGCGTTGCGGTAGGTACTGAGCCGAAGGGTCCGGGCGTATGGTCCTCAGAGCCGGAGAAGATCGCCGAAGTGGGTGACGGCTGGGTCGGCCAGACCTGGGTACCCGACAACCATCCGTGCCTCTTGGGTGAGGACTACGCCAGCGGCATTTCCGACCATCTGGGTATCACCGTCAGAGTGCCCCTGGTGGGAGCCACCGGGAATGAACTCGGCAATCCTGACACAGACGGCAACGGCGATGTAGATGCTACTGAAGAAGGTGCCTGGCAGACCGCTGGCAACCGGTGGGCAATCATAGCAGACTTCAGCGGTAAGCTCTCAGAAATAGAGTGCAATAAGAACCTGCTCGGCATCCTGTATTCGCAGACGAAGACCTTTGTCCACATACACGTCCATCTGCAGCAGATAGAGTGCCCGGACTGGCCTGAACCGCAGACCAAATACTGGCCCACCAATGCCCTCCAGGGCGACAGGGCTACCTGGAACATGCTGTTCGAACTCAATACCGATGTGCCTGGTTCATAGGTCCTGAAGGATCGACAGCTTGGGGGGGTGTCCATGTTGTGAGAGGCACCCCCCCCCCAGAATCCAGAAGAAGAATTATTACCGTCGCCTCCGGAGGAGGGGGAGAAAATAAGGTTGAAGCGACAACCCGCTTCTCCTCTGGACATGAGCGACACATAGAAAGGCGGATAATTTAGAGTTGTATGGTTCCATGAAACAGTTTATGACCGCAGCACTAACTACCGTTCTGGTGGTCACGGTCGGGGGTTCGGTGGCAGGAGGGACAATGGCCGGGTTCTTTGATACGGAACTCAGCAAGGACAATGAGTTTGGTGCAGGGACCCGCAATCTGGAGATTAGTGGCGGACCAATTACTATTGAGTGCGGTACCCCCTCGAGGTGGTACTCAGAGAAGTTCACACTCTCGAATGTAGGCACCCTGGACGCTTTGGTTACCGTCCATATCCCTGACCTGGACTATGACAGTGTGAAGGGTGTGAGGTGTACTGAAGCCGGAACTGTATCCTCAGGGGACCCACCGCAGGAATATGTTTACGATGGTGCCAGCGGTTCCTATATTGTGGGTAGTCCGGTAGGGGCCGGTGTGGCCAGTTCGGAGTCCGAGTTTGTCGCCGAGGAAGGCGGTTATATCGGAGAGACGCTCATCGTCGGGCTGGGAATAGACGCAGGCAGTGATTCGGGCCCTCCGGACTGGTTGATATCCAAATTCCTGGATATCAGGATGTATTTCGATGGAAACGGCGATGGGGATTTTTCGGACCCCGGTGAAATGGTAGTACAGGGAACGTTCTCTGACATTGCCTGCAACACATATCCGTTGGGAGTGATTCCTTCACCCGCAAACATTGTGAGTATTCCCGGCGGTGGATGGGGCACATGCTTCATGTACACAATTGGTGCTCCGGCGCTGAGCGTGCCGCTGATGATGGGGCAGAACACTCGTGTGGGTACGGTGACGGTATGGAGTGATTCTACATATCTGTACATCGAGTATGATACCACTACCAGCGGCTGGCAGATGGCAGCGACTCATATCTATGTTGATGCCACTCCACCAGGTGAGGTATCACCTGGCCAATGCACGGACAAACACGACTCGGTGCCCGCGCCTGGTACCGTGGACCTCTATCAGTGTCCGATCAACTGGAGCGGTGACGTCTATTTCTTTGCCCACGCTGAAGGTACTGACGGAGAGACGGCCTGGGCCAATGGAGTCTGCCGTGAGTTGAAAGTGGAATTGCATCTGCGGCAGGTCGAGGACCTGGCCTGGTTCGCGGGCACAATAGATTATGACGGTGATGGCGACATTGACGCTGATGACGCCCAGCTAAGGTGGTGGCCGACCAACGTTTTTCAAGGCGACAGGTGCACGTTTGACCTGATCTTTGGTGCGATACAACCATAGGAGTTCTTTCGGACAGGGATACCGATGAAGCAGTTGTTTTTGGCACTGACAGTAATACTGGTTGCTGGTTCGCTTGCGGCAGCAGGCACCTACGCGGGTTTCATTGATAGTGAGACCAGTTCCGACAATGCGTTCCAGACGGACTCAGTTGAGCTGATACTGGAAAACCCATTGGGGATAGGCGACTCAGAAGGACACAGTGTGGTCAGGACCTGGCACTATGAGAACAAGTTTCCTCCCGGGCTCATGGAGCCGGGGGACGTGATATCTTCTCACGTGTATCTGGAAGCATTCAGCACACACATTGATGACCATGTCGATATCCGCTGCATCAACGTTAACTCGGAGCCTGACTGGGATACTGACGCTGAGAACGCGGCAGAGGACGCCATACTTGGCTATGACGTGCCCCCTGACCCTGGTTTTGGGATTTTCGATAAAGATACCGTGATGATAATCACCGGTATGTCCTACCATACCATGCCCATTATCTGGGGTGAGTACAATTCCTTCGATACTGCTATCTTCACTGATACCAGTGACGACGGCAGGATTTCACTGGACGAGTTTGAAGCTCAGGGTTTGCATGGGCTGACTCCAGTTCCAAATTCCGGCGTAATCACCTTTATGATGACTGTCAAGTTTGCCGATGGTATCTGGAATGAATACCAGGGTGATCGTACAAATATGACTCTTATATTCACACTGGTGCGGTAATGCCCGCGTATTGCGTTGTACGTAGGTAGAGTTGGAGGTAGAGAAGGTGTTACGATTGGCCAAGGTCCTCGCCAATCTGATACTGGCAGTGCTGGTCTTGACGGCAGTATTGCTGGTCCTGATGCCTGCCATATATTCCTCGAGCATCGCCGCCATCCTCAGCGGCAGCATGCTGCCGGAGATGCCTGTAGGCGCACTCGCGGTGATACAACCCGTCGACACGTCAGAGATTGCCGTCGGTGACATCATAGCCTTCAATCCACCATGGGAAGAGCCGGAGGTAATGGTCAGCCACCGCGTAATTGAGGTGGTCGACGGGGAGGTCCCCAGCTTCCGCACCAAAGGTGATGCCAATGAAGGCCCGGACCTCGACCTCATACCCGCAACACATGTTCTTGGCAGGATAC
Protein-coding regions in this window:
- a CDS encoding response regulator transcription factor; the protein is MSTESNRDDAKNRAVLKIFIIDCIQIVRIGLVSILKEHPEFQVVGDAADITEAIAKMEEVAPDIVLFEPFLPGAGGIEAIARLLERFPDVKVIVLTHSDKRVDFVRAMRTGARAYLLKSLEGSELTDSIRLVAGGRAVVYASRAAKLFDGPANPGNENEHTDKLDCLTDREKEILWLVSQGASNKEIAVQCYVSHTTIKAHLRRISEKLDVRNRTQAVAMALSRGYLNSP
- a CDS encoding response regulator, with protein sequence MVHPEPGQRDAIVQTLSNKGFDVVAVGDTVDGIREFHQQDPSIVIVAFEHSVDDCEQFCARLRSESDAPIIVIGKNHGEVTLLQILRSGADIYLRYPTARELVARVRSLLRRTKPEQNKRKGDCPVYSRDVPGWKN
- a CDS encoding PAS domain-containing sensor histidine kinase; its protein translation is MVSSAKYESVAHEGRYRDLVESLPHTMFEMDTRGRFTFANNNALVLFGYTRDNLPSELDLSHVIEHSDLSRARRDFRGLLAGRKTTSAEYKARKKNGSTLPIIVFPSAVFRGERCVGVRGIAIDLTHQIRLRNAARSIILQTATAQEKERRRIARDLHDDTAQELAALSLQIDATTRGEEKLSPATIERLHSLKTKTDSILEGIARICMELRSYALEQFGFVPALELLTAELKDETGINAHIRITGTERRLSYEADLVLFRIAQEALANIRRHSQATKAVLAIRFKKDVVRITVSDNGKGFQVPEILMDLPDLGKLGLINMQERANLLGGTFKVRSELGSGATVVVEIQA
- a CDS encoding response regulator transcription factor, with the translated sequence MRALVVGAGKETLESVSLSLQMRWPDVVVVSSCGSDAMDMVERESPDIVVWDIDMPEMNALDGLTDLRSFSDVPVIALIGGDTVLDRYRVLELGADDFVSKPLSLVEFMFRVHALFRRTSPHLAKINSVYSSGRFLINFSTREVAFGEDRLKLSPIEYRLLYCLVRNERRIVTKDTLIQKVWGSEYLGIGREEELRKYVYRLRSKLKNLPDVIVSEPGIGYRFMPLD
- a CDS encoding signal peptidase I; the encoded protein is MLRLAKVLANLILAVLVLTAVLLVLMPAIYSSSIAAILSGSMLPEMPVGALAVIQPVDTSEIAVGDIIAFNPPWEEPEVMVSHRVIEVVDGEVPSFRTKGDANEGPDLDLIPATHVLGRIQYCIPNLGYFLSYVSRHSRSELGFVFLVALPSVMLIGSAARDLRSMTSPGRRRAARRTMLMERRKKRRLR
- a CDS encoding response regulator transcription factor — encoded protein: MASGIITILIADDHPTYREGLRQLLSVETDFECIGVACDGAEAIEMAKQFQPDVALIDIIMPELNGIKATAHIKASCPNTAVLVLSAFDQTAYILPVVQAGASGYLLKNSSLDDIANAIRLVHSGDTVLDSAAVDVVMANIRTGSTSKGNRSDDLGSREMEVLTLTAKGMSNKGIAEQLALSERTVQTHLVSIFKKLSVSSRTQAVLYALRKGWLSLEDLA